In uncultured Cohaesibacter sp., a genomic segment contains:
- a CDS encoding bifunctional sugar-binding transcriptional regulator/dihydroxyacetone kinase subunit DhaK yields the protein MPPKKRLSAARPEKTGTEPDLVMPLRFGNDPLLWASWLYYEEGMTQGDIARTIGVSRATVISYLSDARTRGLVNISIETEHLKTLTISKALKEHFGLKDCLVIPGEGGDRSLIDRLGAAGAQVLKGILRSGDTVGVGWGRTVLASAQALNIDNLQDVRVIQATGTTSSHVPFTPAACATKMAAAIRAECVPISAPAIVSSADLRDILTSEPLVKEQLASLDQLSCIVFGIASLRPNSTLHSSGFFHDDPELRDAYSTAVGAIAGRYINERGKLVKGPLEDRTIGITLDQLARVKQRIAIAGGTDKVPAILATLHGGFVNILITDATTGLGILSADGKTGSIRPEKAIAEPAESIKRTRVKKFLNEPEDAVDESLEGAVLEYAQYLKPARKSNRALVAQDGPRAGKVGLVIGGGAGHDPYFYGYVGKGLADAVAIGNIFASPPPMPILECTRAANGGAGVVYLFGNYSGDILNFEMAADLAKREGIEVRTVITTDDIASSRKEDRESRRGVAGNIFVFKIAGAACDQMLPIERVEELARKANRETYTVGVALEPCSMPETRRPTFLIGEDEMEVGVGVHGEPGIARQPLVSANDTADIMVDRILAEMAPERGDEVALLVNSLGATPMMELLIIARRVRQRLKARNVHVARSWTGSYCTSLDMSGVSISMMKLDAELKALLDHPCNAASFQIR from the coding sequence ATGCCCCCAAAGAAGCGGCTGAGTGCTGCTCGCCCCGAAAAGACAGGCACCGAGCCCGACTTGGTGATGCCATTGCGATTTGGCAATGATCCGTTGCTGTGGGCCAGCTGGCTCTATTATGAAGAGGGCATGACGCAAGGCGATATCGCGCGGACGATTGGTGTTTCGCGTGCCACGGTGATTTCCTATCTCTCCGACGCCCGGACGCGTGGTCTGGTCAACATTTCCATTGAAACCGAACATCTCAAGACCCTTACGATATCCAAGGCACTCAAGGAACATTTCGGGCTCAAAGACTGTCTGGTCATCCCCGGCGAAGGGGGCGATCGGTCGCTGATTGACCGTCTCGGTGCCGCTGGGGCTCAGGTTTTAAAAGGTATTCTGAGATCCGGCGACACGGTCGGTGTCGGTTGGGGGCGGACCGTTCTGGCATCCGCACAGGCACTCAATATCGACAATCTTCAGGATGTGAGAGTAATTCAGGCCACTGGCACCACCTCCAGCCATGTGCCATTCACGCCAGCCGCGTGCGCAACGAAGATGGCGGCTGCCATTCGGGCCGAATGCGTGCCGATTTCTGCCCCGGCAATTGTTTCCAGTGCGGACTTGCGCGACATTCTGACTAGCGAACCGCTGGTCAAGGAACAACTTGCAAGCCTTGACCAGTTGAGCTGCATCGTATTCGGTATCGCCTCTCTGAGACCCAATTCCACGCTGCACAGCTCAGGCTTCTTCCATGATGACCCAGAGCTTCGTGACGCCTATTCGACAGCAGTTGGAGCCATTGCCGGACGCTACATCAATGAGCGGGGCAAACTCGTCAAGGGGCCTCTCGAAGACCGTACGATCGGTATCACCCTTGACCAGCTCGCAAGAGTCAAGCAGCGGATCGCCATAGCCGGAGGCACAGACAAGGTGCCGGCCATTCTGGCGACCCTGCACGGTGGATTTGTCAATATCCTGATCACCGACGCGACAACCGGCCTCGGTATTCTGAGTGCTGATGGCAAGACGGGGTCAATCCGTCCGGAAAAGGCCATAGCCGAGCCTGCCGAATCCATCAAGCGCACCCGGGTCAAAAAATTTCTCAACGAGCCCGAAGACGCAGTTGACGAGTCACTGGAAGGGGCCGTTCTCGAATATGCCCAGTATCTGAAACCTGCGCGCAAATCCAACCGCGCACTGGTAGCACAGGATGGCCCACGCGCTGGCAAGGTCGGCCTTGTCATTGGCGGGGGCGCCGGACACGATCCCTATTTCTATGGCTATGTTGGCAAGGGCCTTGCCGATGCCGTCGCAATCGGCAACATCTTCGCGTCGCCGCCGCCCATGCCCATTCTGGAATGCACCCGAGCTGCCAACGGCGGGGCAGGGGTCGTGTATCTGTTCGGCAACTATTCCGGTGACATCTTGAACTTTGAAATGGCCGCCGACTTGGCCAAACGAGAAGGCATCGAGGTTCGGACAGTTATTACCACCGATGACATTGCCTCATCGCGCAAGGAAGACCGGGAAAGCCGCCGCGGTGTCGCGGGCAACATCTTTGTCTTCAAGATTGCCGGTGCCGCCTGCGATCAGATGCTGCCTATCGAGCGGGTCGAGGAACTGGCAAGGAAAGCCAACCGTGAAACCTATACCGTCGGTGTGGCGCTGGAACCCTGCTCCATGCCAGAGACGCGGCGCCCTACCTTTCTGATTGGCGAGGATGAAATGGAAGTTGGCGTCGGTGTTCACGGTGAACCCGGCATCGCCCGCCAACCTCTTGTTAGCGCCAATGATACCGCAGATATCATGGTTGACCGCATTCTGGCGGAAATGGCCCCAGAGCGCGGTGATGAAGTGGCGCTGCTGGTCAATTCCTTGGGAGCAACACCGATGATGGAATTGCTCATTATCGCCCGCCGCGTTCGTCAGAGGCTGAAGGCGCGCAATGTCCATGTCGCGCGGAGCTGGACCGGAAGCTACTGCACGTCCCTCGACATGTCCGGCGTGTCGATTTCCATGATGAAACTGGATGCAGAGCTGAAAGCCCTTCTGGATCATCCCTGCAACGCCGCTTCTTTCCAGATACGCTAG
- the dhaL gene encoding dihydroxyacetone kinase subunit DhaL, which yields MKQVEIDDIVAFLREAATRMKEAADYLGQLDGEIGDGDHGYTMSRGFSAIVRALNEIDVQSHDMSTLFRSCAESFLEAVGATPGPLYASGLIAAGDFAGNRSALDADEALMILVAISDGIGARGKAIAGDKTMMDVWLPVVQTIKTLRHENAPLEVILSEIRISASRGVESTRSMVAMRGRAARLGGRSLGHIDPGAASAAILIESFANTLEQRAL from the coding sequence ATGAAACAGGTGGAAATTGACGACATCGTTGCGTTTCTCAGAGAAGCTGCGACGCGCATGAAAGAGGCGGCCGATTATCTCGGTCAGCTCGACGGAGAGATCGGCGATGGCGATCATGGCTATACCATGTCGCGCGGCTTTTCCGCCATCGTCAGAGCATTGAATGAAATCGATGTTCAGTCCCATGACATGTCGACGCTTTTCAGGTCCTGCGCTGAGAGCTTTCTGGAAGCGGTTGGAGCCACGCCCGGCCCCCTTTATGCATCCGGCCTGATAGCGGCAGGGGATTTCGCGGGCAATCGTTCGGCGCTGGATGCAGACGAAGCGCTGATGATTCTGGTTGCCATCTCTGACGGGATCGGTGCGCGTGGCAAGGCAATTGCGGGCGACAAGACCATGATGGACGTATGGCTTCCTGTAGTGCAGACAATCAAGACCCTTCGGCACGAAAATGCGCCGCTTGAGGTCATTCTGTCTGAGATACGGATCTCAGCCTCCCGTGGCGTGGAGAGTACCCGTTCCATGGTCGCCATGCGAGGGCGAGCTGCGCGCCTTGGCGGGCGCAGTCTGGGTCACATTGATCCAGGTGCGGCTTCTGCCGCCATCCTCATTGAGAGCTTCGCAAATACACTTGAGCAGAGGGCGCTCTAA
- the dhaL gene encoding dihydroxyacetone kinase subunit DhaL: protein MQGIPNKGAGKIVADIAEVIVSNKAYLSEIDGKIGDGDHGINMAKGFGRAAERLDPDGTLTEAMEILSDVLMSEIGGSMGPLYGMMFSDMAESLGDAETIDLESFSTMLQAGLDGIQGIGNAQVGDKTLMDALSPALDALKAAAAAGKSFPEALVAMKTAAAVGRDSTIDMVAKLGRSARLGERSRGVLDAGATSCCMILTAFADSITACLD from the coding sequence ATGCAGGGAATTCCGAACAAGGGTGCAGGCAAGATCGTTGCAGACATTGCCGAAGTGATTGTGTCCAACAAGGCTTATCTGTCGGAAATCGACGGCAAGATTGGGGATGGCGACCATGGCATCAACATGGCCAAGGGCTTTGGCCGTGCGGCTGAACGCCTGGATCCGGATGGGACACTGACCGAGGCCATGGAGATTCTCTCCGATGTGCTGATGTCCGAAATCGGGGGTTCCATGGGTCCACTTTACGGCATGATGTTCTCGGATATGGCAGAATCGCTCGGTGATGCCGAGACCATCGACCTGGAAAGCTTCTCCACCATGCTGCAGGCCGGTCTCGATGGTATTCAGGGCATCGGCAACGCTCAGGTTGGTGACAAGACGCTGATGGATGCTTTGTCTCCGGCATTGGATGCCCTCAAGGCTGCTGCTGCCGCTGGCAAGAGCTTCCCTGAAGCGCTGGTCGCCATGAAGACTGCAGCTGCAGTTGGCCGGGACAGCACGATCGACATGGTCGCCAAACTCGGGCGTTCTGCCCGCCTTGGTGAACGGTCACGAGGTGTTCTTGATGCCGGTGCAACATCCTGTTGCATGATCCTGACGGCCTTTGCCGACAGCATCACGGCATGCCTTGATTGA
- a CDS encoding dihydroxyacetone kinase subunit DhaK, translated as MQRFINNPDDIVDETVAGFVRVHNDVVRLHEENNRVVVSKFAAEKGRVGIVTGGGSGHEPAFIGYTGKNMLDAVAVGELFSSPTAKSFLDAIKAADGGAGVAVLYGNYAGDNMNVKMASKMIKKDGIEVATVVANDDVCSAPAEEREKRRGVAGEIFMWKIGGAKAATGASLSEVIAAAQKAIDNCRSIGLGLGPCTLPAVGHPNFLIEPGKMEVGIGHHGEPGVRVEDLESANEIADDMVKVVLDDHNLPAGTEVAVLVSGLGATPINELYVLYDRMATKIEERGLKIHKAFVGNYFTSLEMVGATLTVMALDEELKPLLDAETNCPGF; from the coding sequence ATGCAACGTTTTATCAATAATCCCGATGACATCGTCGACGAAACCGTTGCCGGGTTTGTAAGGGTACACAACGACGTTGTTCGTCTTCACGAAGAAAACAACAGGGTCGTGGTTTCCAAATTTGCTGCCGAGAAGGGACGCGTCGGCATCGTTACCGGCGGCGGTTCCGGTCACGAACCGGCCTTCATCGGCTACACAGGCAAAAACATGCTTGATGCCGTGGCGGTTGGCGAGCTGTTCTCGTCTCCGACCGCAAAGAGTTTCCTTGACGCCATCAAGGCTGCTGACGGTGGCGCCGGTGTGGCCGTGCTATACGGTAACTATGCTGGCGACAACATGAACGTCAAGATGGCCAGCAAGATGATCAAGAAGGACGGCATCGAGGTTGCAACTGTTGTTGCCAACGACGACGTCTGCTCGGCTCCTGCGGAAGAACGCGAAAAACGGCGCGGTGTGGCCGGCGAAATCTTCATGTGGAAGATTGGCGGTGCCAAGGCGGCAACAGGCGCATCTCTGTCAGAGGTGATTGCGGCTGCTCAAAAGGCCATCGACAACTGCCGATCCATCGGTCTAGGTCTTGGCCCGTGTACCTTGCCTGCTGTTGGTCATCCGAACTTCCTGATCGAACCGGGCAAGATGGAAGTCGGTATCGGCCACCATGGCGAGCCTGGCGTTCGCGTGGAAGACCTTGAGTCCGCCAACGAAATTGCCGACGACATGGTGAAGGTTGTTCTTGATGACCACAACCTGCCTGCCGGTACCGAAGTAGCCGTCCTTGTTTCCGGTCTCGGAGCCACTCCGATCAATGAGCTCTATGTGCTTTATGATCGCATGGCGACCAAGATTGAAGAGCGGGGGCTCAAGATCCACAAGGCATTCGTGGGCAACTATTTCACGTCGCTTGAGATGGTTGGCGCCACGCTGACGGTCATGGCCCTCGATGAGGAGCTCAAACCGCTGCTGGATGCTGAAACCAACTGTCCGGGCTTTTAA
- a CDS encoding D-threitol dehydrogenase — MPSGPETLDFDFPLTGKTAFVTGAASGIGAAIADALNAKGVRVAIVDLKEEAASAKAKELNDAIAVSCNVADAASVEAAVKTVLDAFGRIDILVNSAGIVALAPAEELSLDAWKRTMDVNLTGSFIVAQTVGKIMIKQGGGRIVNIASQAGSVAIDEHVAYCASKFAIRGMTKTLALEWGKYGINVNSVSPTIVMTELGKSAWAGQKGVDAIKQIPVGRFAEPCEVAAVAVFLASDAGAMFNGADLVIDGGYTIK, encoded by the coding sequence ATGCCATCGGGACCTGAAACCCTCGATTTCGACTTCCCACTAACCGGGAAAACCGCTTTCGTGACCGGAGCAGCCTCTGGTATCGGAGCCGCTATCGCCGATGCATTGAACGCAAAGGGCGTGCGCGTTGCCATTGTTGATCTAAAGGAAGAGGCGGCGTCAGCCAAGGCGAAAGAGCTCAATGATGCCATCGCTGTATCCTGCAATGTCGCAGACGCGGCATCCGTCGAAGCCGCCGTCAAGACTGTCCTTGATGCCTTCGGGCGCATCGACATTCTGGTCAACAGTGCTGGCATCGTCGCGCTGGCTCCGGCTGAAGAGCTGAGCCTCGACGCATGGAAGCGGACCATGGACGTCAACCTCACCGGCAGCTTCATCGTTGCCCAGACGGTTGGCAAGATCATGATCAAGCAGGGCGGCGGACGCATCGTCAACATCGCTTCTCAGGCCGGATCTGTTGCCATTGACGAGCATGTTGCCTACTGCGCCTCGAAGTTCGCCATTCGCGGCATGACCAAGACTCTTGCCCTCGAATGGGGCAAATATGGTATCAACGTCAACAGCGTGTCCCCGACCATCGTCATGACCGAGCTGGGCAAGTCTGCCTGGGCCGGACAAAAGGGCGTCGACGCCATCAAGCAGATCCCGGTTGGCCGGTTCGCCGAGCCTTGTGAAGTTGCTGCTGTTGCCGTCTTCCTTGCATCGGATGCAGGAGCTATGTTCAACGGCGCCGATCTTGTCATCGACGGCGGTTACACCATCAAGTAA
- a CDS encoding substrate-binding domain-containing protein: MSKLIKSLAIAAALMSSTAAGAKDMPKIGAAVYGLNAEFMQIWAHALEEHPAVKQKLVDLTIFDGRYDALVQQEQFETMITQNFDAIIFVPIDIEAGAAAVQAAHDAGIPVFGSNTRVNSDLLNSYVGSNDVESGYMEAKYVLDKIGCKGNVVIIEGPIGQSAQIQRLEGNEKALAECPDVKVLEKKTANWSRAEAQNLMENWLTAHPGDIAGVIGQNDEMALGAIEAIKSASLKVEDFAIAGIDGVTDALMAVKNNEMASILQDGAAQAQGALDLAIKAVQPDYEPMSEIWKQYPDMPWNGGKDAEYSVPWTPVTLENADALLAKRQ; the protein is encoded by the coding sequence ATGTCTAAACTGATAAAATCCCTGGCAATTGCTGCCGCATTGATGTCCAGCACCGCCGCCGGTGCAAAGGACATGCCGAAGATCGGTGCGGCTGTTTATGGCCTCAATGCAGAATTCATGCAGATCTGGGCGCACGCTCTGGAGGAACACCCGGCTGTCAAACAGAAACTCGTTGATCTGACCATCTTCGATGGTCGCTATGATGCACTCGTACAGCAGGAACAGTTCGAAACGATGATCACGCAGAATTTCGATGCGATCATCTTTGTTCCGATCGACATTGAAGCCGGTGCTGCTGCCGTTCAGGCTGCCCATGATGCCGGTATCCCGGTCTTCGGCTCCAACACCCGCGTAAACAGCGACCTGCTGAACTCCTACGTCGGTTCCAACGACGTTGAATCCGGCTATATGGAAGCCAAATACGTGCTCGATAAAATCGGCTGCAAGGGCAATGTCGTCATCATCGAAGGCCCGATTGGCCAGTCTGCCCAGATCCAGCGCCTTGAAGGCAACGAAAAGGCACTCGCAGAATGCCCGGACGTAAAGGTTCTCGAAAAGAAGACCGCCAACTGGTCGCGCGCAGAAGCCCAGAACCTGATGGAAAACTGGCTGACCGCTCATCCGGGTGATATCGCCGGCGTCATCGGCCAGAACGACGAGATGGCACTGGGTGCCATCGAAGCCATCAAGTCCGCAAGCCTCAAGGTCGAAGACTTCGCGATCGCTGGTATCGACGGCGTGACCGACGCTCTGATGGCCGTGAAGAACAACGAAATGGCTTCCATCCTTCAGGATGGTGCAGCTCAGGCTCAGGGCGCTCTTGATCTGGCCATCAAGGCTGTCCAGCCAGACTACGAACCGATGTCCGAAATCTGGAAACAGTATCCTGACATGCCTTGGAATGGCGGTAAAGATGCAGAATACAGCGTTCCATGGACCCCGGTCACCCTCGAGAATGCCGACGCTTTGCTGGCCAAGCGCCAGTAG
- a CDS encoding ABC transporter permease: MLAASGSSRDYKALAAKYGQKYGILLALVLVCVVLTFANEYFLTTRNILNVLRQTSINGILAIGMTFVILTRGIDLSVGSVVALAGIVAASMATTSQAAAFMGAPYPAAIAFAVGIGVGLICGWVNGIVVARFNVPAFVTTLGMLSAARGLTLLYAGGQPVPALTDSFRFIGRDDVLGVPMPVILFALVFIISYWVLSSSRFGRRVYAVGGNPHAARVSGINVRRVIMTVYIISGGLAGLAGMILAARTGSALTQAGIAYELDAIAAVVIGGTSLLGGVGRVTGTLIGALLIAVVNNGLDLMGVESYYQQVIKGALIVAAVMLDQARQKNA; this comes from the coding sequence ATGTTGGCAGCATCGGGCTCTTCCCGCGACTATAAGGCATTGGCCGCAAAATACGGTCAAAAATACGGCATTCTGTTGGCGCTGGTGCTGGTTTGTGTCGTGCTGACATTCGCAAATGAGTATTTCCTTACGACGCGCAATATTCTCAACGTCCTGAGGCAAACCTCGATCAACGGCATTCTGGCCATCGGCATGACCTTTGTCATCCTGACGCGCGGTATCGACCTCTCGGTTGGATCTGTTGTGGCGCTGGCTGGCATCGTTGCCGCCTCGATGGCAACGACATCCCAGGCAGCCGCCTTCATGGGCGCGCCTTACCCCGCAGCAATCGCCTTTGCAGTCGGTATTGGTGTGGGGCTGATCTGCGGATGGGTCAACGGCATTGTCGTCGCCCGGTTCAACGTGCCTGCCTTCGTCACCACGCTGGGCATGTTGTCGGCAGCCCGTGGCCTGACGCTGCTTTATGCTGGCGGACAGCCGGTTCCGGCCCTGACGGACAGCTTCCGCTTCATCGGACGAGACGACGTCCTCGGCGTTCCCATGCCCGTCATTCTCTTCGCTCTCGTCTTTATCATATCCTACTGGGTGCTGTCGTCCTCGCGGTTTGGCCGCAGGGTGTATGCAGTCGGTGGTAACCCGCATGCAGCGCGCGTATCCGGCATCAATGTCCGCCGCGTCATCATGACTGTCTATATCATCTCGGGTGGCCTTGCAGGTCTGGCCGGCATGATCCTGGCAGCCCGTACCGGCTCGGCTCTGACACAGGCTGGCATCGCCTACGAGCTGGATGCAATCGCTGCGGTTGTTATCGGCGGCACCTCCCTTCTTGGAGGGGTGGGACGTGTTACCGGTACTTTGATCGGCGCCCTGCTGATTGCAGTGGTCAACAACGGCCTCGATCTCATGGGGGTTGAATCCTACTACCAGCAGGTCATCAAGGGAGCTCTGATTGTCGCAGCTGTCATGCTCGACCAGGCTCGTCAGAAGAACGCTTGA
- a CDS encoding sugar ABC transporter ATP-binding protein: MTQTLLEVMGLKKHFGGVAALSDGRFTLKAGSVHALCGGNGAGKSTFLTIVMGIQQRDAGVIKVQGKEVVFDKPSDALAAGISIIEQELSPVPAMTVAENMFLGREPVAAFGRVDFATMNHNAQAILDELQFDISPKSLMMDLTVAELQLVEIAKSLSYDAEVIIMDEPTSALGGAEVDQLFTAIERLKAAGKGIIYVSHRLSEIFEIADSYTVFRDGCFVGEGEISDVSRQDLIQMIVGRPMTEEFVKENTPTDEVTLTVTGLNAKDWVKDVSFNVHRGEIVALYGLMGSGRSEIFERLFGLSEDKGGEITLFGETVRINSPSEAIAKGLAFVTEDRKGSGLVLSGDVRSNICLAQLDLLSVGPAMNSHREAAAASRMIDMFKIKTASDRLPVSGLSGGNQQKVVLGKWFLTAPKVLLLDEPTRGVDVGAKREIYRVMSNFAQSGGTVVMISSETDEVLGMADRVVVMRDGRVSGELVRSELKAETLLHLAA, translated from the coding sequence ATGACCCAGACTCTTTTGGAGGTTATGGGGCTGAAGAAGCATTTCGGTGGGGTGGCCGCGTTGAGCGATGGCCGGTTCACCTTGAAGGCTGGTTCGGTTCATGCGCTTTGCGGAGGGAATGGAGCTGGCAAATCCACGTTTCTGACCATCGTGATGGGTATTCAGCAGCGCGACGCCGGTGTCATCAAGGTTCAGGGCAAGGAAGTTGTCTTTGACAAGCCCTCGGATGCGTTGGCCGCAGGTATCAGCATCATCGAACAGGAGCTAAGCCCCGTTCCGGCAATGACCGTTGCCGAAAATATGTTTCTTGGCCGCGAGCCTGTGGCTGCCTTTGGACGCGTCGATTTCGCAACAATGAACCACAACGCTCAGGCCATTCTGGATGAGCTGCAGTTTGATATTTCGCCCAAAAGCCTGATGATGGACCTGACTGTTGCCGAGCTGCAGTTGGTGGAAATCGCCAAGTCGCTGTCCTATGACGCTGAAGTCATCATCATGGACGAGCCGACATCTGCGCTGGGTGGTGCTGAAGTCGACCAGCTCTTTACCGCAATTGAACGTTTGAAGGCTGCGGGCAAGGGCATCATCTATGTCAGTCACCGCCTTTCCGAGATTTTCGAGATTGCAGACAGCTACACGGTCTTTCGCGACGGTTGCTTCGTCGGGGAAGGGGAGATTTCCGATGTTTCCCGTCAGGACCTGATCCAGATGATCGTCGGCCGCCCCATGACTGAGGAGTTTGTCAAGGAAAACACCCCGACCGATGAAGTGACGCTGACCGTGACCGGGCTCAATGCCAAGGACTGGGTCAAAGACGTCAGCTTCAATGTTCATCGCGGTGAAATCGTCGCCCTTTATGGCCTCATGGGCTCAGGACGCAGCGAAATCTTTGAACGCCTGTTCGGACTGAGCGAGGACAAGGGAGGAGAAATCACGCTCTTTGGCGAGACCGTCAGGATCAATTCGCCCTCAGAGGCAATCGCCAAGGGTCTGGCCTTCGTGACGGAAGACCGCAAAGGGTCCGGGCTTGTTCTATCCGGAGATGTCCGGTCCAACATCTGTCTGGCGCAGCTCGATTTGTTGTCTGTGGGACCGGCAATGAACAGCCATCGTGAGGCGGCCGCTGCCTCCCGCATGATCGACATGTTCAAGATCAAGACCGCCTCTGACCGGCTGCCCGTATCCGGGTTGTCAGGCGGCAATCAGCAGAAGGTTGTTCTTGGCAAGTGGTTTCTGACTGCACCCAAGGTCCTGCTTCTGGACGAACCGACACGTGGTGTTGACGTGGGTGCGAAGCGCGAAATCTATCGCGTCATGTCGAATTTTGCGCAATCGGGTGGAACTGTCGTGATGATCAGTTCTGAAACAGATGAAGTTCTTGGGATGGCAGATCGGGTCGTCGTCATGCGCGATGGGCGTGTCAGCGGTGAATTGGTTCGCTCCGAACTCAAGGCTGAAACCCTCTTACATTTGGCGGCCTAA
- a CDS encoding aspartate dehydrogenase: MTTEPKTVAIAGLGTIGLPAARWLDEGVPGLKLVAASSSSLEKVRELTADFRNPPKPMLNSELASVADIVVEALPPACFLEVAKPAIEQGRTLVIVTLTQLLANYELVDRARETGAHIIGATGALVGFDAVRAAAKGTVHEIVMKTRKPPRGLANAPFVKEQGIDLLSLTEPLCLYRGSVREAAQKFPSNVNVAVALSLAGVGPDRTDYEVWADPTIDRNTHTVVVDADSTHFEMSIANVPSENNPITGKLTPLSVIATLERFVATLTVGS, translated from the coding sequence ATGACAACCGAACCCAAAACTGTCGCAATTGCTGGCCTTGGAACCATCGGCCTTCCTGCCGCACGGTGGCTTGATGAGGGCGTCCCGGGATTGAAGCTGGTCGCGGCCTCTTCCTCCAGCCTCGAGAAAGTGCGCGAACTTACCGCCGATTTTCGCAATCCACCCAAGCCAATGCTAAACAGCGAGTTGGCTTCCGTGGCAGACATCGTTGTCGAGGCTCTGCCGCCAGCCTGCTTCCTTGAAGTGGCAAAGCCCGCGATTGAGCAGGGTCGGACACTCGTGATCGTCACATTGACCCAGCTGCTGGCGAATTACGAACTCGTGGATCGTGCCCGCGAGACGGGGGCACATATCATCGGCGCGACCGGTGCCCTTGTCGGCTTTGATGCTGTTCGTGCTGCCGCCAAAGGGACGGTGCATGAAATCGTGATGAAAACCCGCAAGCCTCCTAGGGGCCTCGCCAATGCCCCCTTCGTCAAGGAGCAGGGGATTGATTTGCTCTCGTTGACCGAGCCCCTTTGCCTCTATCGCGGTTCCGTTCGCGAAGCGGCACAGAAATTTCCATCCAACGTCAACGTCGCGGTGGCCCTGTCGCTGGCGGGCGTGGGGCCAGACCGCACGGATTACGAAGTCTGGGCCGATCCGACCATTGATCGCAACACCCATACGGTTGTGGTGGACGCAGATTCGACTCACTTCGAGATGTCCATCGCCAATGTGCCGAGTGAAAACAATCCGATAACGGGAAAGCTCACGCCTCTCTCCGTTATCGCCACGCTGGAACGCTTTGTGGCAACGCTTACTGTTGGTTCATAA
- a CDS encoding pyridoxal phosphate-dependent aminotransferase codes for MSLETKFRLLGTDNAPGQEVRQGQEGLAELMRGEVLEGRPVDFSHGDVDAHEPTPGSFALFEEGFNKGAAQAYTEYRGDIGIRQQVAADLSAFTGAPVDASDGLIITPGTQGALFLAMAATVGRGDKVAIVQPDYFANRKLVQFFDGEMMPIQMHYADADETESGLDLAELEDAFKAGAKLFLFSNPNNPAGVVYSKQEIATIAALAEQYGATVIVDQLYSRLRYSGAAYTHLRAEPINPENVITIMGPSKTESLSGFRLGVAFGSSKIITRMEKLQAIVSLRAAGYSQAILRGWFHEPEGWMDDRIRQHQAIRDDLLALFRAVEGVSARTPQAGSYLFPSLLELAISYGDFVKILRLQAGVVVTPGTEFSPHTANSVRLNFSQDHAASVAAVQRMATLIERYRA; via the coding sequence ATGTCATTGGAAACGAAATTCCGCCTTCTGGGAACGGATAATGCGCCTGGACAGGAAGTCCGGCAGGGGCAGGAGGGATTGGCCGAGCTGATGCGCGGCGAGGTGCTTGAAGGACGGCCCGTCGATTTCTCCCACGGCGATGTCGATGCGCATGAGCCGACACCGGGATCCTTTGCCCTGTTCGAGGAAGGCTTCAACAAGGGGGCCGCGCAAGCCTATACCGAATATCGCGGTGACATCGGCATCCGGCAACAGGTCGCCGCCGATCTCTCCGCCTTCACTGGCGCACCCGTTGATGCGTCGGACGGTCTTATCATCACCCCCGGCACACAAGGCGCCCTGTTTCTGGCAATGGCCGCAACAGTTGGGCGCGGCGACAAGGTCGCTATCGTGCAGCCAGACTATTTCGCCAACCGCAAGCTGGTGCAGTTCTTCGATGGCGAAATGATGCCCATCCAGATGCATTATGCGGACGCCGACGAAACAGAGTCTGGCCTTGATCTTGCCGAACTGGAAGACGCCTTCAAGGCGGGCGCAAAACTGTTCCTCTTCTCGAACCCCAACAACCCGGCTGGCGTGGTCTATTCCAAACAGGAAATCGCCACCATCGCCGCGCTCGCCGAGCAATATGGCGCGACGGTGATTGTCGACCAGCTCTATTCGCGCCTGCGCTACAGCGGTGCGGCCTACACCCATTTGCGGGCAGAGCCGATCAATCCCGAGAATGTCATCACGATCATGGGGCCATCCAAAACCGAGTCCCTTTCAGGCTTCCGCCTCGGCGTTGCCTTTGGCTCCAGCAAGATCATCACCCGTATGGAAAAGCTGCAGGCAATTGTCAGCCTTCGAGCCGCCGGATACAGTCAGGCGATCCTGCGCGGCTGGTTCCATGAACCGGAAGGCTGGATGGATGATCGCATCCGCCAGCACCAGGCCATCCGGGACGATCTGCTTGCGCTCTTCCGTGCCGTTGAGGGCGTAAGCGCCCGCACGCCGCAAGCGGGCAGCTATCTGTTTCCGTCTCTTCTAGAACTTGCCATTTCCTACGGCGACTTCGTAAAGATCCTGCGGCTTCAGGCAGGGGTTGTCGTCACGCCGGGAACCGAGTTCAGCCCCCACACGGCAAACAGCGTCCGGCTCAACTTCTCGCAAGATCACGCAGCCTCCGTTGCTGCAGTCCAGCGCATGGCAACCCTCATTGAAAGATACAGAGCATGA